One window of the Streptomyces sp. NBC_00259 genome contains the following:
- a CDS encoding DUF5336 domain-containing protein gives MNIRSLTRGDGVVIGAAVVLFIASFLGFISVDCPSGIDCSRADLPNAWDSLGTVMSIYIAGIIGAALIVVARALPGRKVLGLDIGQFGVALSIFALWTMFWTIIDMNADAGAGAILGLLGTLLLAGAAIATPLVPALKVALVGPPKPQAPQPYGAQPQGGYGYPGAQQPPYGAQPGQPQPYGGQPQPGPAGPAQGQPQGGPAPQASDFAPFWFAVPVARPLFAEDGSQTPIAELAPGTWYLAVEQRGPGLVAQTQDGRRGVLQDTSGIQRG, from the coding sequence GAGGCGATGGCGTGGTGATCGGAGCAGCGGTGGTGCTGTTCATCGCCTCGTTCCTCGGCTTCATCAGCGTCGACTGCCCGAGCGGCATCGACTGCTCCCGCGCGGACCTGCCGAACGCCTGGGACTCGCTGGGCACCGTGATGTCCATCTACATCGCCGGGATCATCGGTGCGGCGCTCATCGTCGTCGCCCGCGCGCTGCCGGGGCGCAAGGTCCTGGGCCTCGACATCGGCCAGTTCGGCGTCGCCCTGAGCATCTTCGCCCTGTGGACGATGTTCTGGACGATCATCGACATGAACGCCGACGCCGGAGCCGGCGCGATCCTCGGCCTGCTCGGCACCCTGCTGCTGGCCGGCGCCGCGATCGCCACCCCGCTCGTGCCCGCCCTCAAGGTCGCCCTGGTCGGCCCGCCCAAGCCGCAGGCCCCGCAGCCGTACGGCGCGCAGCCGCAGGGCGGTTACGGCTACCCCGGCGCCCAGCAGCCGCCGTACGGCGCGCAGCCGGGTCAGCCGCAGCCGTACGGTGGCCAGCCCCAGCCCGGCCCGGCCGGTCCGGCGCAGGGCCAGCCGCAGGGCGGCCCGGCCCCGCAGGCCTCGGACTTCGCCCCGTTCTGGTTCGCGGTGCCGGTGGCCCGCCCGCTGTTCGCGGAGGACGGCTCGCAGACGCCGATCGCCGAACTGGCACCCGGCACCTGGTATCTCGCGGTGGAGCAGCGCGGTCCCGGCCTGGTGGCCCAGACGCAGGACGGCCGCCGTGGCGTCCTGCAGGACACGAGCGGCATCCAGCGCGGCTGA
- a CDS encoding LLM class F420-dependent oxidoreductase translates to MRLGLALGYWGRGPNPDHVDLAVEAERLGYDSVWTAEAWGSDAFTPLTWIAARTSRIRLGTAVAQMAARTPTATAMHALTLDHLSGGRMMLGLGLSGPQVVEGWYGRPFPKSPLTATREYVDVIRQVLRREGPVELAGRFHTHPYAGEDGTGLGKPLKPITHPLRAGLPVLLGAEGPKNIAQTTRIADGWLPLYWSPLRTDVYEASLTELPENFVIAPMARAQVCDDVAEGLLPVKAMLGFYIGGMGHSARNFHADLMARMGYEDAARHIQRLFAEGRRQEAVLAVPDAFADEISLIGPRQRIAERLELWRKGPVTDLLVTAPDPGTLRVLAELNAS, encoded by the coding sequence ATGCGGCTCGGACTCGCACTGGGGTACTGGGGCCGCGGTCCGAACCCCGACCATGTCGACCTCGCCGTCGAGGCCGAGCGGCTCGGCTACGACTCGGTGTGGACCGCCGAGGCCTGGGGTTCCGACGCGTTCACCCCGCTGACCTGGATCGCCGCCCGTACCTCACGGATCCGGCTGGGCACGGCGGTGGCGCAGATGGCGGCCCGTACCCCCACCGCCACGGCGATGCACGCGCTCACGCTCGACCATCTCTCCGGCGGCCGGATGATGCTCGGTCTCGGGCTGTCGGGGCCGCAGGTCGTCGAGGGCTGGTACGGACGGCCGTTCCCGAAGAGCCCGCTGACCGCGACCCGCGAGTACGTCGACGTCATCCGCCAGGTCCTGCGGCGCGAGGGCCCCGTGGAGCTCGCCGGCCGCTTCCACACCCACCCGTACGCGGGCGAGGACGGCACCGGCCTCGGCAAGCCGCTCAAGCCGATCACCCACCCCCTGCGGGCCGGACTCCCGGTCCTGCTCGGTGCCGAGGGGCCGAAGAACATCGCCCAGACGACCCGGATCGCCGACGGCTGGCTGCCGCTGTACTGGTCCCCGCTGCGGACGGACGTCTACGAGGCGTCGCTCACCGAACTGCCCGAGAACTTCGTCATCGCGCCGATGGCCCGTGCCCAGGTCTGCGACGACGTCGCGGAAGGGCTGCTGCCGGTCAAGGCGATGCTCGGCTTCTACATCGGCGGCATGGGCCATTCCGCCCGTAACTTCCACGCCGATCTGATGGCGCGCATGGGGTACGAGGACGCGGCCCGGCACATCCAGCGGCTGTTCGCCGAGGGCCGGCGTCAGGAGGCGGTGCTCGCCGTCCCGGACGCCTTCGCCGACGAGATCTCGCTCATCGGGCCGCGGCAACGGATCGCCGAGCGCCTGGAGTTGTGGCGCAAGGGCCCGGTCACCGATCTGCTGGTGACGGCACCGGACCCCGGCACCCTGCGGGTGCTGGCCGAGCTGAACGCCTCGTAA
- a CDS encoding cysteine hydrolase family protein yields MNDETDGAGYSAANTGLLLVDPYNDFLSEGGKLWPRTAPVAEQVGLLGHMREVLAATRACGIRTLFVPHRRTAPGDYADWRHLSSSQQATARAQLFAVGSWGGEFHPDFRPVEGETVVHEHWSASGFANTDLDLLLKQYGISRIVLIGMRVNTCIDTTARFGQELGYHVTLVKGAIGGFGPEELEATFEVNAPTYAHAIVTVDEFVAALPGKPA; encoded by the coding sequence ATGAACGACGAGACGGACGGCGCCGGTTACAGCGCCGCGAACACCGGCCTTCTGCTGGTCGACCCGTACAACGACTTCCTGTCCGAGGGCGGCAAGCTGTGGCCGCGCACCGCGCCCGTGGCCGAGCAGGTGGGTCTGCTCGGCCATATGCGCGAGGTGCTGGCGGCGACACGGGCCTGCGGCATCCGGACCCTGTTCGTACCGCACCGCAGGACCGCGCCCGGCGACTACGCGGACTGGCGGCACCTGTCGTCCTCGCAGCAGGCGACCGCGCGGGCGCAGCTCTTCGCGGTGGGCTCCTGGGGCGGTGAGTTCCATCCGGACTTCCGGCCCGTCGAGGGCGAGACCGTCGTGCACGAGCACTGGTCGGCGAGCGGATTCGCCAACACCGACCTCGATCTGCTGCTGAAGCAGTACGGCATCTCGCGGATCGTGCTCATCGGCATGCGCGTGAACACCTGCATCGACACCACGGCCCGCTTCGGCCAGGAACTTGGTTACCACGTGACGCTGGTCAAGGGCGCCATCGGAGGGTTCGGGCCCGAGGAGCTGGAGGCCACCTTCGAGGTGAACGCGCCCACGTACGCGCACGCGATCGTCACGGTCGACGAGTTCGTGGCGGCGCTGCCCGGGAAGCCCGCGTAG
- a CDS encoding prenyltransferase, producing the protein MTVPWRGPGRTDHLVLPGVLTADQAAQTVAGILAVQREEGAIPWFRGHHLDPWDHTEAAMALDAAGEHDAAARAYEWLARHQNEDGSWYAAYHDGDADQPTDRGRETNFCAYVAVGVWHHYLATGDDVFLDRMWPSVYAAIEFVLRLQQPGGQIGWKREAPEDGGAIVDDALLTGSSSVYHALRCALAIAEEREEPQPDWELATGALGHAVRSHPERFLDKSRYSMDWYYPILGGALTGAEAKARIEEYWDAFVVPGLGVRCVLPNPWVTGGESCELALALWAMGESDRALEILQSIQHLRADDGLYWTGYVFEGNRALWPEELTTWTAGSLLLAVAALGGDEATTAVFGGERLPRGLEPQCCQ; encoded by the coding sequence GTGACCGTGCCCTGGCGCGGTCCCGGCCGCACCGACCATCTCGTCCTGCCCGGTGTCCTCACCGCCGACCAGGCCGCTCAGACCGTCGCCGGCATCCTCGCCGTCCAGCGCGAGGAAGGCGCCATCCCCTGGTTCCGCGGGCACCACCTGGACCCGTGGGACCACACCGAGGCGGCCATGGCGCTGGACGCGGCGGGCGAACACGACGCGGCCGCGCGCGCCTACGAGTGGCTGGCACGGCACCAGAACGAGGACGGCTCCTGGTACGCCGCGTACCACGACGGCGACGCCGACCAGCCCACCGACCGCGGCCGTGAGACCAACTTCTGCGCCTACGTGGCCGTCGGCGTCTGGCACCACTACCTCGCCACCGGCGACGACGTCTTCCTCGACCGGATGTGGCCGTCCGTCTACGCGGCGATCGAGTTCGTCCTGCGGCTGCAGCAGCCGGGCGGTCAGATCGGCTGGAAGCGCGAAGCCCCCGAGGACGGCGGCGCGATCGTCGACGACGCGCTGCTGACCGGTAGTTCGTCCGTCTACCACGCCCTGCGCTGCGCCCTCGCGATCGCCGAGGAGCGCGAGGAGCCGCAGCCCGACTGGGAGTTGGCGACCGGCGCGCTCGGCCATGCCGTACGCAGCCACCCGGAGCGCTTCCTCGACAAGTCGCGCTACTCGATGGACTGGTACTACCCGATCCTCGGCGGCGCCCTCACCGGCGCCGAGGCGAAGGCCCGCATCGAGGAGTACTGGGACGCGTTCGTGGTGCCCGGGCTGGGGGTGCGCTGTGTGCTGCCCAACCCCTGGGTGACCGGCGGCGAGAGCTGCGAACTGGCCCTCGCGCTCTGGGCGATGGGAGAGTCGGACCGTGCGCTGGAGATCCTCCAGTCCATCCAGCACCTGCGCGCCGACGACGGCCTCTACTGGACGGGTTACGTCTTCGAAGGCAACCGCGCCCTCTGGCCGGAGGAGCTGACGACGTGGACGGCGGGCTCCCTGCTGCTGGCGGTCGCCGCCCTGGGGGGAGACGAGGCGACCACCGCGGTCTTCGGCGGGGAACGGCTGCCGCGCGGGCTCGAACCCCAGTGCTGTCAGTGA
- a CDS encoding class I SAM-dependent methyltransferase, with protein sequence MLTVDFSRFPLAPGDRVLDLGCGAGRHAFECYRRGAQVVALDQNGEEIREVAKWFAAMKEAGEAPEGASATAMEGDALNLPFPDESFDVVIISEVMEHIPDDKGVLAEMVRVLKPGGRIAVTVPRYGPEKICWALSDAYHEVEGGHIRIYKADELLARMREAGLKPYGTHHAHALHSPYWWLKCAFGVDNDKALPVRAYHKLLVWDIMKKPFATRFAEQLLNPVVGKSFVAYATKPHTPKVGE encoded by the coding sequence GTGCTGACCGTCGACTTCTCCCGCTTTCCGCTCGCCCCGGGCGACCGCGTGCTCGACCTCGGGTGCGGTGCCGGGCGCCACGCGTTCGAGTGCTACCGGCGCGGGGCCCAGGTCGTGGCCCTCGACCAGAACGGCGAGGAGATCCGCGAGGTCGCCAAGTGGTTCGCGGCGATGAAGGAGGCCGGGGAGGCACCGGAGGGCGCGAGCGCCACCGCCATGGAGGGCGACGCGCTCAACCTGCCCTTTCCCGACGAGTCGTTCGACGTCGTGATCATCTCCGAGGTGATGGAGCACATCCCCGACGACAAGGGTGTCCTCGCCGAGATGGTCCGGGTGCTCAAGCCCGGCGGCCGGATCGCCGTCACCGTGCCCCGCTACGGCCCCGAGAAGATCTGCTGGGCGCTCTCGGACGCGTACCACGAGGTCGAGGGCGGGCACATCCGCATCTACAAGGCCGACGAACTCCTCGCCAGGATGCGCGAGGCCGGCCTCAAGCCCTACGGCACCCACCACGCGCACGCGCTGCACTCGCCGTACTGGTGGCTCAAGTGCGCCTTCGGCGTCGACAACGACAAGGCGCTGCCCGTCCGCGCATACCACAAGCTGCTCGTCTGGGACATCATGAAGAAGCCCTTCGCGACCCGGTTCGCGGAGCAGCTGCTCAACCCCGTCGTCGGCAAGAGCTTCGTGGCCTACGCGACGAAGCCGCACACACCGAAGGTGGGCGAGTGA
- a CDS encoding glycosyltransferase family 4 protein: MTAEAIATGPRAGAAGVGDRPLRIALLTYKGNPFCGGQGVYVRHLSRELSRLGHSVEVIGAQPYPVLDEGVPLTELPSLDLYRQPDPFRTPKRGEYRDWIDRLEVAAMWTGGFPEPLTFSLRARRHLLARRGEFDVVHDNQTLGYGLLGDLGAPLVTTIHHPITVDRQLELDAAPDWRRRASVRRWYGFTRMQKRVARRLPSVLTVSGSSQQEITDHLGVRPELVRVVHIGADTDLFSPDPSVAEVPGRIVTTSSADVPLKGLVFLVEALAKLRTERPDAHLVVVGKRAEDGPVARMIERYGLEGAVEFVKGISDAELVDLVRSAQVACVPSLYEGFSLPAAEAMATGTPLVATTGGAIPEVAGPDGETCLAVPPGDAAALADALGRLLGDVSLRRRIGTSGRARVLSRFTWTRAAQGTADLYREAIEARTAPAGAR; encoded by the coding sequence GTGACCGCTGAGGCCATAGCGACCGGGCCCCGTGCGGGTGCGGCCGGTGTCGGTGACCGACCACTGCGCATCGCTCTCCTCACCTACAAGGGCAACCCGTTCTGCGGGGGCCAGGGCGTCTACGTACGGCATCTGTCGCGCGAGCTCTCCCGCCTCGGACACAGCGTCGAGGTGATCGGCGCGCAGCCCTATCCCGTACTCGACGAGGGCGTGCCGCTCACCGAGCTGCCCAGCCTCGATCTCTACCGGCAGCCCGACCCCTTCCGCACGCCGAAGCGGGGCGAGTACCGCGACTGGATCGACCGGCTCGAGGTCGCCGCCATGTGGACCGGCGGCTTCCCGGAACCGCTGACCTTCTCCCTGCGGGCCCGGCGTCACCTGCTGGCCCGCCGCGGCGAGTTCGACGTCGTCCACGACAACCAGACGCTCGGCTACGGCCTGCTCGGCGACCTCGGCGCGCCCCTCGTCACCACCATCCACCACCCCATCACCGTCGACCGGCAGCTGGAGCTCGACGCCGCACCGGACTGGCGGCGGCGCGCCTCGGTGCGGCGCTGGTACGGCTTCACGCGCATGCAGAAGCGGGTCGCGCGCCGGCTGCCGTCCGTGCTGACCGTCTCCGGCTCCTCGCAGCAGGAGATCACCGACCATCTCGGCGTACGGCCCGAACTGGTGCGGGTCGTGCACATCGGCGCGGACACCGACCTGTTCTCGCCGGACCCCTCGGTCGCCGAGGTGCCCGGCAGGATCGTCACGACCTCCAGCGCGGACGTCCCCCTCAAGGGCCTCGTGTTCCTCGTGGAGGCGCTCGCCAAGCTCCGCACCGAGCGCCCCGACGCCCACCTCGTCGTCGTCGGCAAGCGCGCCGAGGACGGGCCGGTGGCGCGGATGATCGAGCGGTACGGGCTCGAAGGTGCCGTCGAGTTCGTGAAGGGCATCTCCGACGCGGAGCTCGTGGACCTCGTGCGGAGCGCGCAGGTGGCGTGCGTGCCGTCGCTGTACGAGGGGTTCTCGTTGCCCGCGGCCGAGGCCATGGCGACCGGCACCCCGCTCGTCGCCACGACCGGTGGGGCCATCCCGGAGGTGGCGGGCCCCGACGGCGAGACCTGTCTCGCGGTCCCGCCCGGTGACGCGGCCGCCCTCGCCGACGCGCTCGGCAGACTCCTGGGCGACGTTTCCTTGCGCCGGCGCATCGGGACGTCGGGCCGCGCCCGCGTCCTGTCCCGCTTCACCTGGACCCGGGCGGCCCAGGGCACGGCGGACCTCTACCGCGAGGCGATCGAGGCACGCACGGCCCCGGCCGGTGCCCGATGA
- a CDS encoding TetR family transcriptional regulator, with translation MTAEARTAAPSVTAVPATPPLTERQEARRRRILHASAQLASRGGFDAVQMREVAEAAGVALGTLYRYFPSKVHLLVATMQDQLQHLHTTLRKRPPAAESSAQRVAETLMRAFRALQREPHLADAMVRALTFADRSVSPEVDTVSRQTTAIILDAMGLENPTPEQLSAVRVIEHTWHSALITWLSGRASIAQVKIDIETVCRLIDLTDPERDPRQERGPAPGRGRAGRRPTG, from the coding sequence ATGACCGCGGAAGCCAGGACAGCGGCTCCGTCAGTGACGGCGGTTCCGGCGACCCCTCCTCTGACGGAGCGCCAGGAGGCCAGGCGCCGGCGCATTCTGCACGCCAGCGCGCAGCTGGCCAGCCGGGGCGGCTTCGACGCGGTACAGATGCGTGAGGTCGCCGAGGCCGCCGGGGTCGCGCTGGGCACCCTGTACCGCTACTTCCCCTCCAAGGTGCATCTGCTCGTCGCCACCATGCAGGACCAGCTCCAGCATCTGCACACGACCCTGCGCAAGCGCCCGCCGGCCGCGGAGAGCTCGGCGCAGCGGGTCGCGGAGACGCTGATGCGGGCGTTCCGCGCGCTCCAGCGCGAGCCGCACCTGGCGGACGCGATGGTGCGGGCGCTCACCTTCGCCGACCGCAGCGTGAGCCCCGAGGTGGACACGGTCTCGCGCCAGACGACGGCGATCATCCTGGACGCGATGGGCCTGGAGAACCCGACGCCCGAGCAGCTCTCCGCCGTCCGGGTCATCGAGCACACCTGGCACTCCGCCCTGATCACCTGGCTGTCCGGACGCGCCTCGATCGCCCAGGTGAAGATCGACATCGAGACGGTCTGCCGCCTGATCGACCTGACGGACCCGGAACGGGACCCGCGCCAGGAGCGGGGCCCGGCCCCGGGGCGGGGCCGGGCGGGGCGCCGGCCCACCGGCTGA
- a CDS encoding ferredoxin: protein MGDRWHIEIDRGVCIGSGMCVSNAPDGFTLDSARQSHPTEPDTDANEQILAAAEGCPVEAILITLPDTGEAVFPPEE, encoded by the coding sequence ATGGGCGACCGCTGGCACATCGAGATCGACCGGGGCGTGTGCATCGGCTCGGGCATGTGCGTGAGCAACGCACCGGACGGGTTCACACTGGACTCCGCCCGTCAGTCCCACCCCACCGAGCCGGACACCGACGCCAACGAGCAGATCCTCGCGGCGGCGGAGGGCTGTCCGGTCGAGGCGATCCTGATCACCTTGCCGGACACCGGCGAGGCGGTGTTCCCGCCCGAGGAGTAG
- a CDS encoding aldehyde dehydrogenase has product MTELIEHGKLFIGGELVDPLGADTIEVISPHTEQVIGRVPHASRADVDRAVAAARAAFDQGPWPRTSLEERVEIVGRIKDAIAVRHEEIARSISSQNGSPYSWSVLAQALGAMMVWDAAITVARDFTYEERRTGVLGPLLVRREPVGVVAAVVPWNVPQFVAAAKLAPALLAGCTVVLKPSPESPLDAYILADIAREAGLPEGVLSILPADREVSEYLVGHPGIDRVSFTGSVAAGRRVMEVAARNLTRVTLELGGKSAAVILPDADLDATVQGIVPAAWMNNGQACVAQTRILVPRARYDEFADAFAAAAGALVTGDPLDPATQVGPLVADRQRQRSLDYIRIGQEEGAKILTGGGRPAGLDRGWYVEPTLFGGVDNSMRIAREEIFGPVICLLPYGDEPEAAAVANDSDYGLSGSVWTADVEHGIDFARRVRTGTYNVNTFSLDMLGPFGGYKNSGLGREFGPEGFGEYFEHKMVHLPSGYGSEG; this is encoded by the coding sequence ATGACCGAACTGATCGAGCACGGAAAGCTGTTCATCGGCGGGGAGTTGGTCGATCCCCTCGGCGCGGACACCATCGAGGTGATCTCGCCGCACACCGAGCAGGTCATCGGACGCGTCCCGCACGCCTCGCGGGCCGATGTGGACCGGGCGGTCGCGGCCGCGCGTGCCGCGTTCGACCAGGGGCCCTGGCCGCGGACGTCGCTGGAGGAGCGCGTCGAGATCGTGGGGCGGATCAAGGACGCGATCGCCGTACGGCACGAGGAGATCGCCCGCTCGATCAGCTCGCAGAACGGGTCCCCGTACTCCTGGAGCGTCCTGGCGCAGGCGCTCGGCGCGATGATGGTCTGGGACGCGGCCATCACCGTCGCCCGGGACTTCACGTACGAGGAGCGGCGCACCGGTGTGCTCGGGCCGCTGCTGGTGCGGCGGGAGCCGGTCGGTGTGGTCGCGGCGGTCGTCCCGTGGAACGTTCCGCAGTTCGTCGCCGCGGCGAAGCTCGCGCCCGCGCTGCTCGCCGGCTGCACGGTCGTGCTGAAGCCCTCACCGGAGTCCCCTCTCGACGCGTACATCCTGGCCGACATCGCCCGCGAGGCCGGGCTGCCGGAGGGTGTGCTGTCGATCCTGCCCGCCGACCGCGAGGTCAGTGAGTACCTCGTCGGACACCCCGGAATCGACCGGGTCTCCTTCACCGGCTCGGTCGCCGCGGGCAGGCGCGTGATGGAGGTCGCCGCCCGCAATCTCACGCGCGTCACCCTGGAGCTGGGCGGGAAGTCCGCCGCCGTGATCCTGCCCGACGCGGACCTGGACGCGACCGTCCAGGGCATCGTCCCGGCGGCCTGGATGAACAACGGACAGGCCTGTGTCGCCCAGACCCGCATCCTGGTGCCCCGCGCCCGCTACGACGAGTTCGCCGACGCCTTCGCCGCCGCGGCCGGCGCGCTGGTCACCGGCGACCCGCTGGACCCGGCGACCCAGGTCGGCCCGCTGGTGGCGGACCGTCAGCGGCAGCGCTCCCTCGACTACATCAGGATCGGCCAGGAGGAAGGCGCCAAGATCCTCACCGGCGGCGGCCGCCCGGCCGGACTCGACCGCGGCTGGTACGTCGAGCCGACGCTCTTCGGCGGTGTCGACAACTCGATGCGCATCGCGCGCGAGGAGATCTTCGGGCCGGTGATCTGTCTGCTGCCGTACGGCGACGAGCCCGAGGCCGCCGCGGTCGCCAACGACTCCGACTACGGGCTCAGCGGCAGCGTGTGGACCGCCGACGTCGAGCACGGCATCGACTTCGCCCGCCGGGTGAGGACCGGTACGTACAACGTCAACACGTTCAGCCTCGACATGCTTGGCCCGTTCGGCGGATACAAGAACTCCGGTCTGGGGCGGGAGTTCGGTCCCGAGGGCTTCGGCGAGTACTTTGAGCACAAAATGGTGCATTTGCCGTCGGGATACGGGAGCGAAGGCTGA
- a CDS encoding NAD(P)/FAD-dependent oxidoreductase, whose protein sequence is MNGNGNRDVEVVVVGGGYGGVTAANRLARRDGVSVTLVNPRPDFVERIRLHQLVTGSDDAVVGFDEVLGGNVRLVVDTATRIDAAERRVSLAGGGTLPYDYLVYAVGSGASGPGVPGAAEFTHAVSDLEGAQRLRSVLAATPASDPVTVVGSGPTGLETAAELAELGRKVTLVCGDVLGPSLHARVRRPVARRLAELGVTVLEGPRARVTEVTRDGVRLDDGRELPSTVTIWTAGFRVPDLAARSGLRTDAEGRLVTDATLTSVDDVRIVAAGDAAVMTDTPFRMSCQAAVQLGPAAADTILRRIAGKKAAAVRMFFAGQCLSLGRDEGVTQFSYPNDKVNALSISGRPGAGVKEIACRFTLDKLVSGARKAGSRASRASRGRGGPSRSAPDQWAGRR, encoded by the coding sequence ATGAACGGGAACGGGAACAGGGACGTCGAGGTGGTCGTGGTCGGCGGCGGGTACGGGGGTGTGACGGCGGCCAACCGCCTGGCCCGGCGCGACGGCGTGTCGGTGACCCTGGTCAATCCGCGTCCCGACTTCGTCGAGCGGATCCGCCTGCACCAGCTCGTGACCGGTTCCGATGACGCGGTCGTGGGCTTCGACGAGGTTCTGGGCGGGAACGTCCGGCTGGTGGTCGACACCGCGACCCGGATCGACGCCGCCGAGCGCCGGGTGTCGCTGGCGGGCGGTGGCACTCTCCCCTACGACTACCTCGTCTACGCGGTGGGCAGCGGCGCCTCCGGTCCCGGCGTGCCCGGAGCCGCGGAGTTCACCCATGCGGTGTCGGACCTCGAGGGAGCGCAGCGACTGCGGTCGGTGCTGGCCGCGACGCCCGCGTCCGATCCGGTGACCGTGGTCGGCTCCGGGCCGACCGGTCTGGAAACCGCCGCCGAGCTGGCAGAACTGGGCCGCAAGGTCACCCTGGTCTGCGGCGACGTGCTCGGCCCCTCCCTGCATGCCCGAGTCCGCCGCCCGGTCGCCCGCCGGCTCGCCGAGCTGGGTGTGACCGTCCTCGAAGGTCCCCGTGCGCGGGTGACGGAAGTGACGCGCGACGGCGTGCGGCTCGACGACGGCCGCGAGCTGCCCAGCACGGTGACGATCTGGACCGCTGGATTCCGTGTCCCGGACCTGGCCGCCCGCAGCGGGCTGCGCACCGACGCCGAAGGCCGTCTGGTCACCGACGCGACGCTGACCAGCGTGGACGACGTGCGCATCGTCGCCGCCGGGGACGCGGCGGTGATGACGGACACGCCGTTCCGGATGAGCTGCCAGGCCGCCGTGCAGCTGGGCCCGGCGGCCGCCGACACGATCCTGCGCAGGATCGCGGGGAAGAAAGCCGCTGCCGTCCGGATGTTCTTCGCCGGGCAGTGCCTCAGCCTCGGCCGGGACGAGGGCGTCACCCAGTTCTCCTACCCGAACGACAAGGTGAACGCGCTCAGCATCAGCGGGCGGCCCGGTGCCGGCGTCAAGGAGATCGCCTGCCGGTTCACCCTCGACAAGTTGGTGTCCGGGGCACGCAAGGCCGGTTCCCGCGCGTCCCGCGCATCCCGCGGCCGAGGAGGACCGAGCCGCAGTGCCCCTGATCAGTGGGCAGGCCGCCGGTGA
- a CDS encoding RNA polymerase sigma-70 factor, with protein MNDHVTDPATEAFVAHRDLLFTVAYEMLGSAADAEDVLQEAWLRWVKVDLAQVRDQRAYLVRITTRQALNRLRTLKRRKEAYVGPWLPEPLLTAPDVAEDVELSENLSLALMFVLETLSPTERAVFVLREVFDIGYDDIAAAIDKSPAAARQIAHRARRHVDARRPRTAVSPEEARAALRSFQRALVTGDLQGLLDVLAPDVVFVSDGGGLKLAALRPVVGADKVLRYMAGSVAKAGGAFTSESTTVNGNPGLVLRLDGVIDGVLAFRVENARVTGLYYVRNPEKLTRVESETPLTSR; from the coding sequence ATGAACGACCACGTCACCGACCCCGCGACGGAGGCCTTCGTCGCCCACCGAGACCTGCTGTTCACCGTCGCCTACGAGATGCTCGGATCGGCGGCGGACGCCGAGGACGTCCTCCAGGAGGCCTGGCTGCGGTGGGTCAAGGTCGACCTGGCTCAGGTGCGGGACCAGCGCGCCTACCTCGTACGGATCACGACCCGGCAAGCACTCAACCGGCTGCGCACCCTCAAACGGCGCAAGGAGGCCTACGTCGGCCCCTGGCTGCCCGAGCCCCTGCTCACCGCCCCGGACGTGGCCGAGGACGTCGAACTGTCCGAGAACCTGTCGCTGGCACTCATGTTCGTCCTCGAAACCCTCTCACCGACCGAACGCGCCGTCTTCGTGCTGCGCGAGGTCTTCGACATCGGCTACGACGACATCGCGGCCGCGATCGACAAGAGCCCCGCCGCCGCACGCCAGATCGCCCACCGCGCCCGCCGGCACGTCGACGCCCGCCGGCCGCGCACAGCGGTTTCCCCGGAAGAAGCCCGGGCAGCGTTGCGTTCGTTCCAGCGCGCGCTCGTGACCGGGGACCTCCAGGGGCTGCTCGACGTACTCGCCCCGGACGTGGTCTTCGTCAGCGACGGCGGCGGCCTCAAGCTGGCGGCCCTGCGGCCGGTCGTCGGCGCCGACAAGGTGCTCCGCTACATGGCCGGCAGTGTCGCCAAGGCCGGCGGCGCCTTCACCAGTGAGTCCACCACGGTCAACGGCAACCCCGGACTCGTCCTGCGCCTGGACGGCGTGATCGACGGCGTGCTGGCCTTCCGCGTGGAGAACGCCCGCGTCACCGGCCTCTACTACGTCCGCAATCCCGAGAAGCTCACCCGCGTCGAGTCCGAAACCCCCCTCACGTCCCGATGA